One window of Microcoleus vaginatus PCC 9802 genomic DNA carries:
- a CDS encoding DNA-binding response regulator, producing MRILIVEDDPMMQLGLEQVLADSPEIEIVGQAEDGYLGVAAALKLKPDIIVMDIGLPRLDGIAATQQIKAQLPEVRVVMLTSHTAETEIIAALSSGADAYCIKGASVDRLLAAIAAAAEGATYLDPQIARTVIEHLKPPIPASTTTFGQLSQRELEVLKLMVEGNSNPEIAAALYLSPNTIKTHVRGIMNKLAVDDRVQAAVVALRTGLV from the coding sequence ATGAGAATTTTAATTGTTGAAGATGACCCGATGATGCAACTGGGATTAGAGCAAGTTTTAGCCGATTCCCCAGAAATAGAAATAGTAGGACAAGCAGAAGACGGGTATTTAGGCGTAGCAGCCGCACTGAAACTTAAACCTGATATTATTGTGATGGATATCGGTTTGCCACGGCTGGACGGCATAGCAGCGACGCAGCAAATTAAAGCACAACTGCCAGAAGTTCGAGTAGTAATGTTAACTTCTCACACGGCAGAAACTGAAATTATTGCTGCCCTTTCTAGCGGTGCTGATGCTTATTGTATTAAAGGTGCTTCCGTAGACAGGCTGTTAGCAGCGATTGCAGCCGCAGCAGAGGGGGCTACATATCTTGACCCTCAAATTGCCCGGACTGTCATTGAACACCTCAAACCCCCGATACCTGCCTCTACAACTACTTTTGGTCAGTTGTCACAGCGGGAATTGGAGGTGTTAAAATTAATGGTGGAAGGTAACAGCAATCCCGAAATTGCAGCGGCGCTTTACTTGAGTCCAAATACGATTAAAACTCATGTTCGCGGTATTATGAATAAGTTGGCAGTGGATGACCGCGTGCAAGCAGCAGTTGTAGCGCTGAGAACTGGATTGGTGTAA
- the rimM gene encoding ribosome maturation factor RimM encodes MSEWIEIGKIVAAQGLDGEVRVYPDSDFPERFIEPGKRWILRPNKSEPEPIEFLGGRYIPGKGLYAVEVEGVEDRDSAEALRGCKLFVEKTDRPYLESDEFYVQDLIGMEVFNQLTGEILGKVSDIIPAGNDLLEVETNLTPPEIVAAELEKPKQPETPKANADPRNTRKPRKIRVKEPKSTKILIPFVEEIVPIVDLEQGRIEIVPPPGLLE; translated from the coding sequence ATGTCTGAGTGGATAGAAATCGGTAAAATTGTAGCAGCTCAAGGTTTGGACGGGGAAGTGCGAGTCTATCCCGATTCGGATTTCCCGGAAAGGTTTATCGAACCGGGGAAGCGGTGGATTTTGCGCCCTAACAAAAGTGAACCGGAACCGATCGAGTTTTTGGGCGGTCGCTACATTCCGGGCAAAGGGCTGTATGCTGTAGAGGTAGAGGGTGTGGAAGACCGCGATAGTGCTGAGGCGCTGCGGGGCTGTAAGTTGTTTGTTGAAAAGACCGATCGACCTTACCTCGAATCTGATGAGTTTTACGTCCAAGATTTGATCGGTATGGAAGTTTTTAACCAGCTAACCGGGGAAATTTTAGGCAAGGTAAGTGATATTATTCCCGCAGGTAACGACCTTTTAGAAGTAGAAACGAATCTAACGCCGCCGGAAATTGTCGCCGCAGAATTAGAAAAGCCAAAACAGCCTGAAACTCCCAAAGCCAACGCTGACCCCAGAAATACCCGCAAACCCCGGAAAATTCGCGTTAAAGAGCCTAAATCCACAAAAATTTTGATTCCTTTTGTGGAAGAGATTGTGCCAATTGTTGACTTAGAACAAGGCCGAATTGAAATTGTGCCCCCTCCTGGTTTATTGGAATAA
- a CDS encoding molybdopterin molybdenumtransferase MoeA, with protein sequence MLSVKEAESIVLNLAQPLDSQRDVETVDLLAASGRILAAPVTGSLDFPYWDNSAMDGYAVRFADVENCSAEKPAVLEVVEEIPAGYQPRNTMQSGQAARIFTGGVMPAGADTVVMQEETRREGDRIFILVSPEKPQAFVRHKGTFYQAGTTLLTSGTVINAPEMAVLATAQCIQVPVYRRLRVAIFSTGDELVSPDEPLAPGKLVDSNQYALTVLLAQMGFEPIRLGIVSDNEDALNKAISGAVATADVVLSTGGVSVGDYDYVEKILADLGGKVHISSVAIKPGKPLTVAAFKRGEKNDDSPTLSSDCLYFGLPGNPVSALVCCWRFVVPALKKISGLGPDAWGPEFVKARCNAELRSPGRRETYVWGKLHLVAGVWEFEPASGSQNSANLINLANTSGLAVLPPVETGILPGEFVEVLKVSH encoded by the coding sequence ATGCTGTCAGTGAAAGAAGCAGAATCGATCGTTCTAAATTTGGCGCAACCCCTCGACAGTCAGCGGGATGTAGAAACTGTAGACTTGCTGGCAGCATCGGGGCGCATTTTGGCTGCCCCTGTAACTGGTTCCCTTGATTTTCCTTATTGGGACAATTCCGCAATGGATGGGTACGCGGTGCGCTTTGCTGATGTTGAAAATTGTAGCGCCGAAAAACCAGCGGTACTCGAAGTAGTTGAAGAAATTCCAGCCGGATATCAGCCTCGGAATACCATGCAATCGGGGCAAGCGGCGCGGATTTTTACGGGTGGGGTGATGCCTGCGGGTGCTGATACGGTGGTAATGCAGGAAGAAACAAGGCGTGAGGGCGATCGCATTTTTATCTTAGTTTCTCCTGAAAAACCGCAAGCATTTGTCAGGCACAAAGGCACTTTTTATCAAGCAGGAACAACTTTGCTAACTTCCGGTACAGTTATCAACGCCCCAGAAATGGCGGTGTTAGCAACTGCCCAGTGCATTCAAGTTCCAGTTTATCGGCGGCTGCGGGTGGCAATTTTTTCTACGGGTGACGAATTGGTATCGCCAGACGAACCTTTGGCACCGGGTAAACTGGTAGACTCGAATCAGTATGCTTTGACAGTTTTGTTGGCCCAAATGGGATTTGAACCGATTCGATTGGGGATTGTTTCTGATAATGAAGATGCGTTAAATAAGGCGATATCCGGGGCTGTTGCGACGGCGGATGTGGTGCTTTCTACGGGGGGCGTCTCCGTAGGAGACTACGATTATGTCGAGAAAATTTTGGCAGATTTGGGAGGAAAAGTTCACATTAGTTCGGTGGCGATTAAGCCGGGGAAACCTTTAACGGTTGCTGCGTTTAAACGAGGTGAAAAAAATGATGATTCGCCGACTTTGAGTTCGGATTGTCTCTATTTTGGTTTGCCGGGAAATCCGGTTTCGGCTTTAGTCTGTTGTTGGCGGTTTGTTGTGCCTGCTTTGAAAAAGATTTCTGGGCTTGGCCCGGATGCTTGGGGGCCGGAGTTTGTCAAAGCTAGGTGTAATGCTGAATTGCGATCGCCTGGCCGGCGCGAAACTTATGTTTGGGGTAAACTACATTTAGTTGCGGGAGTGTGGGAATTTGAACCTGCTAGCGGCAGCCAAAATTCAGCGAATTTAATTAACCTCGCCAATACAAGTGGTTTAGCAGTTTTGCCACCAGTGGAAACCGGGATTTTACCAGGCGAATTCGTGGAGGTTTTAAAAGTTAGTCATTAG
- a CDS encoding RNA-binding protein, translating into MSIYVGNLSYEVTQEHLSQTFGEYGTVKRIQLPADRETGRMRGFAFVEMSTEAEETAAIEALDGAEWMGRDLKVNKAKPREERGSNAGGGNWGNNDRGGNSRRY; encoded by the coding sequence ATGTCAATCTATGTCGGCAATTTATCCTACGAAGTAACGCAGGAGCACCTCAGCCAAACTTTTGGAGAATACGGAACAGTAAAGCGCATTCAATTGCCTGCTGACCGCGAAACAGGCCGGATGCGTGGCTTCGCTTTTGTAGAAATGTCTACTGAAGCCGAAGAAACCGCAGCCATTGAGGCTCTTGACGGTGCTGAGTGGATGGGTCGCGACCTCAAAGTCAACAAAGCAAAACCCCGTGAAGAACGTGGTTCCAATGCTGGTGGTGGTAACTGGGGCAACAACGATCGCGGTGGCAATTCTCGTCGCTACTAA